From the Equus przewalskii isolate Varuska chromosome 19, EquPr2, whole genome shotgun sequence genome, one window contains:
- the RPL10A gene encoding large ribosomal subunit protein uL1 produces MSSKVSRDTLYEAVREVLHGNQRKRRKFLETVELQISLKNYDPQKDKRFSGTVRLKSTPRPKFSVCVLGDQQHCDEAKAVDIPHMDIEALKKLNKNKKLVKKLAKKYDAFLASESLIKQIPRILGPGLNKAGKFPSLLTHNENMVAKVDEVKSTIKFQMKKVLCLAVAVGHVKMTDDELVYNIHLAVNFLVSLLKKNWQNVRALYIKSTMGKPQRLY; encoded by the exons ATGAG CAGCAAAGTCTCCCGCGACACCCTGTACGAGGCGGTGCGGGAAGTCCTGCACGGGAACCAGCGCAAGCGGCGGAA GTTTCTGGAGACGGTGGAGCTGCAGATCAGCCTGAAGAACTATGACCCCCAGAAGGACAAGCGCTTCTCGGGCACCGTCAG GCTCAAGTCCACTCCGCGCCCCAAGTTCTCCGTGTGTGTCCTGGGGGACCAGCAGCACTGCGACGAGGCCAAGGCCGTGGACATCCCCCACATGGACATCGAGGCCCTGAAGAAGCTCAACAAGAACAAGAAGCTGGTCAAGAAGCTGG CCAAGAAGTACGATGCCTTTTTGGCTTCGGAGTCTCTGATCAAGCAGATCCCACGAATTCTGGGCCCAGGCTTGAATAAGGCTGGCAAGTTCCCCTCCTTGCTGACCCATAATGAGAACATGGTGGCCAAAGTTGATGAGGTCAAGTCCACGATCAAATTCCAGATGAAGAAG gtGCTGTGTCTGGCCGTGGCTGTTGGCCACGTGAAGATGACAGATGACGAGCTTGTGTACAACATCCACTTAGCTGTCAATTTCCTGGTATCATTGCTCAAGAAGAATTGGCAGAACGTCCGGGCTTTATACATCAAGAGCACCATGGGCAAGCCCCAGCGCCTGTACTAA